From a single Gimesia fumaroli genomic region:
- a CDS encoding YybH family protein has translation MKPVLSSIVIIAFTVISLYCQKSASANEQDEADVCAAAQQFYTALNQLFTGEVACMKEVWSHQDDITFMGPDGSLLHGWKSISAEWEKTAALKLGGKVEPTEMRIITGEKLAILTNYEVGHNIGPDGKEFKVKIRATSTFRKENGTWKMIGHHTDLLPFLTKSSSN, from the coding sequence ATGAAACCAGTACTCAGTTCTATCGTGATTATCGCATTTACGGTCATCAGTTTGTATTGCCAGAAGTCTGCCTCTGCAAACGAGCAGGATGAAGCAGATGTGTGTGCAGCCGCGCAGCAGTTTTACACCGCACTCAATCAGTTGTTTACAGGTGAAGTGGCTTGCATGAAAGAAGTCTGGTCGCACCAGGATGATATCACATTCATGGGACCGGACGGCAGCCTTCTGCACGGCTGGAAATCAATCTCAGCCGAATGGGAAAAAACAGCCGCCCTGAAACTAGGCGGTAAAGTTGAGCCTACCGAGATGCGAATCATCACCGGAGAAAAACTGGCCATCCTCACGAACTATGAAGTCGGACACAACATCGGGCCGGATGGAAAAGAATTCAAAGTCAAAATCCGCGCGACAAGTACGTTTCGAAAAGAAAACGGAACATGGAAAATGATCGGCCACCATACTGACCTGCTACCCTTTCTAACAAAGTCATCGTCAAACTAA
- a CDS encoding beta/alpha barrel domain-containing protein, translating to MEKSLDRKIQSIHADPSGSKEFIIADAKDADMAFGIGAPGLSPERHDQELKYKTLAEYRQQIREVIQQEVVDIVLMSASTSEKLTIEERLFDNSPITPAARANDTTDVHVPRGGKIHIPAAKPFRSASLDHIQCGHLDCKPEERAYGADLGLYSVTFNNNLEDDLETLERYKEFREEAERKKFRHFLEIFDPNTSNAVASDVAPGFINDLIARTLAGVTSAGRPTFLKMVYHGPRAMEELVAYDPHLIVGILGGSAGTTLDAFQLIYDAKKYGARVALFGRKINQAEHQLAFIQFLRFLVEDKIQPVEAVQAYHGVLQELGIKPHRELEVDLTYQTAVMSYGGEDGKTFSFPTKKANGKPAAKSSGKTTSSQPPTSGNGAPDFASMNSEQRLAYHQNRLNRMFGE from the coding sequence ATGGAAAAATCACTTGATCGAAAAATTCAATCGATCCACGCTGATCCCAGCGGCTCGAAAGAGTTTATCATCGCCGATGCCAAGGATGCGGATATGGCCTTCGGCATTGGCGCTCCCGGCCTGTCGCCTGAGCGGCACGACCAGGAACTCAAATACAAAACGCTGGCTGAATACCGACAACAGATCCGTGAAGTCATCCAGCAGGAAGTGGTCGACATCGTTTTGATGTCCGCCAGTACCAGCGAAAAACTGACGATTGAAGAACGCCTGTTCGACAATTCGCCGATTACCCCCGCCGCTCGCGCCAACGATACGACCGACGTACATGTGCCTCGCGGCGGAAAGATTCATATCCCGGCGGCGAAGCCGTTTCGCTCGGCCAGCCTGGATCATATTCAATGCGGACATCTCGACTGCAAACCGGAAGAACGGGCCTACGGCGCTGACCTCGGCCTGTATTCGGTGACGTTCAATAATAATCTCGAAGATGATCTCGAAACCTTAGAACGCTATAAAGAATTCCGCGAAGAAGCCGAACGTAAAAAGTTCCGTCACTTCCTGGAAATTTTTGATCCCAACACCAGCAACGCTGTCGCCTCCGACGTCGCTCCCGGATTCATTAACGACCTGATCGCCCGGACTTTGGCCGGCGTCACTTCAGCCGGACGGCCTACGTTTCTGAAGATGGTTTATCATGGACCTCGGGCCATGGAAGAACTCGTCGCCTACGATCCGCATTTGATCGTCGGCATTCTGGGTGGTTCCGCGGGAACGACTCTCGATGCCTTCCAGTTAATCTATGATGCAAAAAAATATGGTGCCCGCGTGGCGCTGTTCGGTCGCAAGATCAATCAGGCCGAGCACCAGCTGGCGTTCATCCAATTCCTGCGGTTTCTGGTCGAAGACAAAATCCAACCGGTCGAAGCCGTCCAAGCCTATCACGGCGTACTGCAGGAACTGGGGATCAAACCGCATCGCGAACTGGAAGTCGATCTGACTTATCAAACCGCCGTAATGAGCTATGGCGGCGAAGATGGGAAAACATTCAGCTTCCCCACAAAGAAAGCAAACGGGAAACCGGCAGCGAAATCATCCGGCAAAACAACTTCGTCTCAGCCCCCAACCAGTGGTAACGGGGCTCCCGATTTTGCTTCGATGAATTCGGAACAGCGACTGGCCTACCACCAGAATCGCCTGAACCGCATGTTTGGTGAATAA
- a CDS encoding YfhO family protein, giving the protein MSKSSKKSKQKTDSSQSETSSSQSALWFTGLILIAAIGLTWIFWGGLWSGGGLIGGDLYTYFFPQKSFFADRLHAGEFPLWNSNIGHGVPLVAESQTGAFYPFNYFAYRFLPVNAAYNFVQILHYILAFVFTAMYVRRLGYSLIAGLFAGLVYTYGWFPSRICLEWAIIGGAWLPLTLWCVESFFQTRLWRYPILLCFALAMQILPGHFNLAFITQLMLLVYIPARIWFSRDDATEQLKPRRRSTVILLLLALIAAYGLSAVQLGPTWELKQLSQRAEVGERSHQPGYGHIPVWYLSQVVAPWAWYPYEVNLDAGLAPGSDATNQVEAHLYFGIAAVLLLIYGTFQKAWTGDRRLVLLAIIGFLALLYTPGWFLPLTKHLPGFSFFTGPGRYGIVTTFAIAVIAGVCLERLVQNWNKTIQLAVVSLVCLFTIADFWVVSRYVTYAAIIPNPPINQVEKSALRKIVNEYGKPVRLFAPGANLPTLIGVSSTPVYLGIGPEQYFDPKLTMPAPLPFKEPATPEQIEWLRKAGVTHILSQHKLDLNRWPVKPVWSDFDAVINPAWGRFDEPLYFYELEGSRGRIAWTHPEANQSATIKTYRANEIVIEADTPTEDTLILTDLYYPGWKVYVDGQPAEGELIEGMYRGVKVPAGKHEVIWTYQSGWFLIGGIISCVTLLIIMTTAHFRFWNPILSQMKSRTMEVKPD; this is encoded by the coding sequence TTGAGCAAGTCCTCAAAGAAGAGCAAGCAGAAAACCGATTCATCTCAGTCGGAAACGTCTTCCTCGCAAAGTGCTCTCTGGTTTACCGGTCTCATTCTAATCGCCGCGATTGGGCTCACCTGGATCTTCTGGGGCGGCCTCTGGTCGGGCGGCGGCTTAATTGGAGGTGACCTTTACACCTACTTCTTTCCGCAAAAATCGTTCTTCGCTGATCGGCTCCACGCGGGCGAATTTCCGCTCTGGAATTCGAACATCGGGCACGGAGTCCCGCTCGTTGCCGAAAGCCAGACGGGTGCCTTTTATCCGTTCAACTATTTCGCCTACCGCTTTCTCCCCGTGAACGCCGCTTATAACTTCGTCCAGATCCTGCACTACATCCTGGCGTTTGTGTTTACCGCTATGTATGTCAGGCGACTCGGCTATTCGCTGATAGCGGGCCTGTTTGCGGGACTTGTTTATACCTATGGCTGGTTTCCTTCGCGAATCTGTCTCGAATGGGCCATTATCGGCGGCGCCTGGCTGCCACTAACGCTCTGGTGCGTGGAATCGTTTTTTCAGACCCGGCTTTGGCGCTATCCGATTCTGCTCTGCTTCGCACTCGCGATGCAGATTTTGCCCGGTCATTTTAATCTCGCGTTCATTACACAGCTCATGCTACTGGTCTACATCCCGGCCCGGATCTGGTTCAGCCGCGATGACGCCACCGAACAACTCAAACCGCGTCGACGCTCCACAGTGATCCTGTTGCTGCTGGCGTTGATCGCCGCCTATGGTCTTTCAGCCGTACAACTGGGACCAACGTGGGAATTGAAACAGTTAAGCCAGCGGGCTGAAGTCGGCGAGCGTTCCCACCAGCCCGGCTACGGTCATATTCCTGTCTGGTATCTGTCGCAGGTCGTTGCTCCCTGGGCCTGGTATCCGTATGAAGTCAATCTTGATGCTGGCCTGGCCCCCGGTTCTGATGCGACCAATCAGGTGGAAGCCCACCTTTATTTCGGCATCGCGGCCGTGCTGTTGCTGATTTATGGAACATTCCAAAAGGCCTGGACCGGCGATCGCAGACTCGTGCTTTTAGCAATCATCGGCTTCCTGGCATTGCTCTATACACCCGGCTGGTTCCTGCCGCTGACGAAACATTTGCCCGGCTTCAGTTTCTTCACGGGGCCGGGGCGTTATGGCATCGTGACCACGTTCGCCATCGCTGTCATCGCCGGTGTCTGCCTGGAGCGGCTCGTTCAAAACTGGAACAAGACAATTCAACTGGCGGTTGTCTCACTCGTCTGCCTGTTTACGATTGCCGACTTCTGGGTTGTCAGCCGTTATGTAACGTACGCTGCCATCATCCCCAATCCGCCGATCAATCAGGTCGAAAAGAGTGCCTTAAGAAAAATCGTCAACGAATATGGCAAACCCGTGCGACTGTTTGCACCGGGAGCCAACCTGCCTACACTGATCGGCGTGTCATCTACCCCCGTGTATCTGGGCATCGGTCCAGAGCAGTATTTCGATCCCAAGCTGACCATGCCCGCGCCGCTGCCATTCAAAGAACCAGCGACTCCCGAACAGATCGAATGGCTCCGCAAAGCCGGCGTCACGCATATCCTCAGCCAGCATAAACTGGACCTGAATCGATGGCCCGTCAAACCAGTCTGGAGCGATTTCGATGCGGTGATTAATCCGGCCTGGGGCCGCTTTGATGAACCGCTTTACTTCTACGAACTGGAAGGTTCCCGTGGCCGCATCGCCTGGACACATCCGGAAGCCAATCAGTCAGCAACGATTAAAACCTATCGCGCGAATGAAATTGTCATTGAAGCCGACACGCCAACTGAAGACACTTTGATCCTGACCGACCTGTATTACCCTGGCTGGAAAGTCTATGTGGATGGTCAGCCGGCAGAGGGGGAATTGATCGAGGGCATGTATCGTGGCGTGAAAGTGCCCGCGGGGAAACACGAAGTGATCTGGACTTATCAATCAGGCTGGTTTTTGATCGGCGGGATTATCAGTTGTGTCACGCTGTTAATTATCATGACGACAGCGCACTTCCGATTTTGGAATCCGATTCTCTCGCAGATGAAAAGCCGGACGATGGAAGTAAAGCCGGACTGA
- a CDS encoding DUF58 domain-containing protein, whose translation MMPRLPLLFLFAAAMVPFALGTVWAEAGQIGILICLGVFLLSLVDLVITPSLLAIEVHRDVNEVLSVGTPNSVKLWFTNRGPVPLLIHVHDEPPLPCHYSDLPFDIKLIPNKHHYSIYHVEPLHRGKNRFRRVFLQMKSRLGLWTVYDERDIHQEVRIYPDIKAVHGVELLARRNRLAETGIRLSRLKGRGTEFDRLREYRRGDEFRSIDWKATSRHQELISREYVVEKNQNIIILIDCGRSMCNEAEGVTHFDRALNAAILLSYIALRQGDTVSLMACSSKVERWVPPIRGAGSIQKLIRQVYDLEPVYEASDYQLMSEQLQLRYRKRSLVVVLTHALDEVHLSHLSDSLRMMRWPHLVLSAFLRNVPLQNRMNAIPETDREAFQVAAAADIVATQTTQIASLQKSGLLVLDTLPENLSVNLISRYLDIKARQLL comes from the coding sequence ATGATGCCGCGACTCCCATTACTGTTTCTATTCGCAGCCGCGATGGTCCCTTTTGCATTGGGAACCGTCTGGGCTGAAGCAGGGCAAATCGGCATCCTGATTTGTCTGGGAGTCTTTCTGCTGTCGCTGGTAGATTTGGTCATCACCCCTTCTCTGCTGGCGATTGAAGTGCACCGCGATGTGAATGAAGTGCTCAGTGTCGGCACGCCGAACAGCGTCAAACTCTGGTTTACGAATCGTGGTCCGGTTCCGCTGTTGATTCACGTGCATGATGAGCCGCCGTTGCCCTGTCATTATTCTGATCTCCCATTTGATATCAAGCTGATCCCGAACAAGCATCATTACAGTATTTATCATGTGGAGCCGTTGCATCGGGGGAAAAACCGGTTTCGCCGGGTCTTTCTACAGATGAAAAGTCGGCTCGGTTTGTGGACCGTTTATGACGAGCGGGATATTCACCAGGAAGTGCGCATCTACCCGGATATCAAAGCCGTGCATGGCGTTGAACTACTGGCCCGCCGCAATCGCCTGGCCGAGACGGGGATTCGGCTCTCGCGTTTAAAAGGACGCGGAACAGAATTCGATCGACTGCGCGAGTATCGACGGGGCGATGAATTTCGCAGCATCGACTGGAAAGCAACATCGCGGCACCAGGAGTTAATCAGTCGCGAGTACGTCGTCGAAAAAAATCAGAACATCATCATTCTGATTGACTGTGGTCGCTCGATGTGCAACGAAGCGGAAGGCGTGACGCACTTTGACCGGGCCTTGAACGCGGCGATTTTACTGAGCTACATCGCGCTGCGACAGGGGGACACGGTTTCGCTGATGGCCTGTTCGAGCAAGGTTGAACGCTGGGTGCCTCCGATTCGGGGAGCCGGTTCGATTCAGAAACTGATCCGACAGGTTTACGATCTGGAGCCGGTTTATGAAGCCTCCGATTATCAGTTGATGTCCGAACAACTTCAGCTGCGTTATCGCAAGCGTTCGCTGGTGGTCGTCTTGACGCATGCTTTGGATGAAGTGCATTTGAGTCATCTCAGCGATTCACTGCGAATGATGCGCTGGCCGCATCTGGTGCTGTCGGCATTTTTGCGAAACGTGCCGTTACAGAATCGAATGAATGCGATCCCCGAAACGGACCGTGAAGCTTTTCAGGTTGCGGCTGCCGCGGATATTGTGGCAACGCAAACCACACAAATCGCATCACTGCAAAAGTCCGGCCTGCTGGTGCTGGACACGCTGCCGGAAAATCTGTCGGTGAATCTCATCAGCCGCTATTTAGACATCAAAGCCCGGCAGTTGCTTTAG
- a CDS encoding aldehyde dehydrogenase EutE produces the protein MQSTEEAIRSVVQEVLSQLNNRGGYGSASSTSQRDGDWGVFSCVDQAVAAANDAQKQLLNSTLEDRAKALEIVRQICDTQAEELGRMELEETKIGRLDHKIEKLHLIKSIPGMEFMKTEAVSGDNGVSLTEYAPFGVIGAITPVTHSLPTLACNFINMVASGNTLVVNPHPGGAKIACEGVRRFNQAIYQATGLQNLVTILGTPTLESADAIFNHRGVPLLCVTGGPGVARAALAAKKRAIVAGPGNPPVVVDETADLENAAKSIIIGAAYDNNLLCIGEKEVFAVDSIFNELMSAMGRHGGYQLNDQQVAQLTSLAFSPPTEPGGHAVLNRDLIGKDASVLAGMIGVSVPAGTQLLYGETDTNNPFVPEEQMMPFVPFIRCRNADHGIELAKEFEHGFRHTSMIHSRNIETITKMGRIMDTTLFVQNGPCGAALGNGGEGYGSFSIATPTGEGVTNPMTFTRFRRSTTVGHFRVI, from the coding sequence ATGCAGTCGACTGAAGAAGCCATTCGCAGTGTCGTACAGGAAGTGTTATCACAACTCAATAATCGAGGCGGCTATGGTTCCGCTTCCTCCACATCACAGCGTGATGGTGACTGGGGTGTCTTCAGTTGTGTTGACCAGGCTGTCGCTGCGGCCAACGATGCACAGAAACAACTGCTCAACTCCACGCTGGAAGACCGGGCCAAGGCACTCGAAATTGTGCGTCAGATCTGTGATACGCAAGCCGAAGAACTGGGCCGCATGGAACTGGAAGAGACCAAAATCGGTCGTCTCGATCATAAAATTGAAAAGCTGCACTTAATCAAAAGTATTCCCGGCATGGAATTCATGAAGACGGAAGCCGTCTCCGGTGATAACGGAGTCAGCCTGACCGAATACGCTCCCTTCGGCGTCATCGGGGCCATCACTCCCGTCACACACAGCCTGCCCACACTGGCCTGTAACTTCATTAACATGGTTGCCTCCGGTAATACACTGGTCGTCAATCCGCATCCCGGCGGAGCCAAAATCGCCTGCGAAGGGGTTCGACGTTTCAATCAAGCCATCTATCAGGCAACTGGCTTACAAAACCTGGTGACGATTTTGGGAACTCCCACGCTGGAATCCGCCGATGCCATCTTCAATCATCGCGGCGTGCCTTTGCTGTGCGTTACCGGTGGACCTGGTGTGGCTCGTGCCGCATTGGCTGCCAAGAAACGAGCCATTGTCGCCGGACCGGGTAACCCGCCCGTCGTTGTCGATGAAACAGCGGACCTGGAGAATGCGGCCAAATCGATCATCATCGGAGCGGCTTACGATAACAACCTGCTGTGTATCGGCGAAAAAGAGGTCTTCGCCGTCGACAGCATCTTCAATGAACTGATGTCCGCTATGGGACGGCATGGCGGATATCAGTTAAACGATCAACAGGTCGCACAACTGACATCACTGGCATTCTCGCCTCCAACAGAACCGGGCGGACATGCAGTACTCAACCGTGACTTGATCGGCAAAGACGCCTCTGTCCTCGCCGGCATGATCGGCGTCAGCGTTCCTGCAGGTACACAGTTACTCTACGGCGAAACCGACACGAACAACCCGTTCGTGCCCGAAGAACAAATGATGCCGTTCGTGCCCTTCATTCGCTGCCGCAATGCCGATCACGGAATCGAACTGGCCAAAGAATTCGAACACGGATTCCGACACACCAGTATGATTCACTCACGAAATATCGAAACGATCACCAAAATGGGCCGCATCATGGATACCACGCTGTTCGTGCAGAATGGTCCTTGCGGTGCTGCTCTGGGTAACGGCGGCGAAGGTTATGGGTCCTTCAGTATCGCGACGCCGACCGGAGAAGGAGTCACCAATCCGATGACATTCACACGCTTCCGTCGTTCTACAACTGTAGGACATTTCAGAGTCATTTAA
- a CDS encoding malate dehydrogenase: MNVSIIGGGGLVGSCAAFALQAGGIVREIALVDVNQDLVEGQALDLLHGSSLTADQKIYAGGTELVKDSDVIVITAGLRRKPDESRLDLINRNVELFKGILADVKRVGTKPGAIVFVVSNPVDVLTYLAMKELGLPPQQVIGLGTVLDTTRLRSMLAARLDVPPTQVSTLILGEHGDSMVPIWSAAQIGGLPLDKFPGANPSLIAEVEKKTRGSGAEVIKKKGGAGFAVGVSIADVVHCIALDQRRILPVSSLQNGAFGLRDVCISVPTVMGRSGVMQHLEIELWPKEQMALTQSGKVLRETVDKVLG; the protein is encoded by the coding sequence ATGAATGTCAGTATTATCGGCGGTGGCGGACTCGTAGGTTCCTGTGCCGCCTTCGCATTACAGGCCGGAGGCATCGTCCGGGAAATCGCTCTGGTGGACGTCAATCAGGATCTGGTGGAAGGCCAGGCCCTCGACTTGTTGCACGGCAGCTCTTTAACCGCCGACCAGAAAATTTACGCCGGCGGAACCGAACTGGTCAAAGACAGCGACGTGATCGTGATCACTGCCGGTCTGCGACGCAAACCCGATGAAAGCCGCCTGGATTTGATCAACCGCAATGTTGAATTGTTCAAAGGCATTCTGGCAGACGTCAAACGCGTTGGTACAAAACCAGGAGCGATTGTCTTCGTCGTCTCCAATCCGGTCGATGTATTGACTTATCTGGCGATGAAAGAACTCGGACTCCCACCACAACAGGTGATTGGTCTCGGTACTGTCCTGGATACGACTCGTCTTCGCAGCATGCTGGCGGCCCGTCTGGATGTGCCACCGACTCAAGTTTCGACTCTGATTCTCGGTGAGCACGGAGACAGCATGGTTCCTATCTGGTCTGCAGCTCAAATCGGCGGTCTGCCGCTGGACAAATTCCCCGGCGCCAATCCGTCTCTGATTGCGGAAGTCGAAAAGAAAACCCGTGGCAGCGGAGCCGAAGTCATCAAGAAAAAAGGGGGAGCCGGTTTCGCGGTTGGTGTCAGCATTGCTGATGTCGTGCACTGTATCGCCCTGGACCAGCGTCGAATCCTGCCTGTTTCTTCACTCCAGAATGGGGCCTTCGGTCTGCGGGATGTCTGCATCTCCGTACCCACCGTCATGGGTCGCTCCGGTGTGATGCAGCATCTGGAGATCGAACTCTGGCCGAAAGAACAAATGGCGTTGACTCAGTCAGGCAAAGTCCTTCGGGAAACCGTCGATAAAGTCCTCGGCTGA
- a CDS encoding FHA domain-containing protein, with the protein MAVCLVPVNQGRPIVLDKAIILVGRHPDCDIVITDSPKISRKHCCLAIVNDRPVVRDLGSMNGVYVNGKQIDQQAWLKLNDELKIGNVAYHLQNIGADSKQKNDSADNTPGGDDAPTKAPSVQHFKKPTKDVDISQQFPVAISDSGQNVNVNEMLSSDELENPEDEDDEENYSSNNFEGSSSGSHIEFIST; encoded by the coding sequence ATGGCAGTCTGTCTAGTCCCTGTGAATCAAGGTCGCCCGATCGTGCTTGATAAGGCGATCATTCTAGTTGGACGCCATCCAGATTGCGATATCGTCATTACAGACAGCCCCAAAATATCCCGTAAACATTGCTGCCTGGCGATTGTTAATGACCGTCCGGTGGTCCGTGATCTGGGAAGCATGAACGGGGTTTACGTCAACGGAAAGCAAATCGATCAGCAGGCCTGGCTGAAGCTGAATGATGAGTTGAAGATCGGGAACGTCGCCTATCACCTGCAAAATATCGGCGCTGATTCCAAGCAGAAAAACGATTCGGCTGACAACACCCCTGGCGGAGACGATGCTCCTACCAAAGCACCTTCGGTCCAGCACTTTAAAAAGCCGACAAAAGACGTTGATATCTCACAGCAGTTTCCGGTTGCCATTTCAGACAGCGGGCAAAATGTGAATGTCAACGAAATGCTCTCCAGCGATGAACTGGAAAATCCTGAAGACGAAGACGACGAAGAAAATTATTCGAGTAATAACTTCGAAGGCTCCAGCTCTGGATCACACATTGAGTTTATCTCGACCTGA
- a CDS encoding class II aldolase/adducin family protein → MSNQWNSGIHDRNLKEEICEIGRRVYNKGFAAANDGNISIRVGENEVLCSPTMICKGFMKPEDICAVDLDGNQIAGTRKRTSEILLHLAIMKERPDVKAVVHCHPPHATAFAVAREPIPQCVLPEVEVFMGEVPMAPYETPGGQKFADTVVPFLKGGTNTIILTGHGTVTFGKSLEDAYWKTEILDAYCKILLLSKQLGRVSYFTETETRELLDLKKKLGFDDPRFHVEDCDLCGNSAFRDGYKEGIPQQKSFEPAPSYPGYLQKPSTEATPTSNGGNSEQLVKAITEQVMSALGK, encoded by the coding sequence ATGTCAAATCAATGGAACAGTGGAATTCACGACCGGAATCTGAAAGAAGAGATCTGCGAAATCGGACGTCGCGTATACAACAAAGGATTTGCAGCGGCCAACGACGGAAATATCTCGATTCGTGTCGGCGAAAACGAAGTCCTCTGCTCACCCACCATGATCTGCAAAGGCTTCATGAAACCCGAAGACATCTGTGCCGTTGACCTCGACGGAAACCAGATTGCCGGTACCCGTAAACGAACCAGTGAAATCCTCTTGCACCTGGCGATCATGAAAGAACGCCCCGATGTCAAAGCCGTCGTTCACTGTCACCCGCCGCATGCAACCGCCTTCGCTGTTGCCCGCGAGCCGATTCCACAGTGCGTACTGCCCGAAGTCGAAGTCTTCATGGGTGAAGTTCCCATGGCGCCTTACGAAACACCGGGCGGACAGAAATTCGCTGACACCGTGGTACCGTTCCTCAAAGGGGGCACGAACACCATCATCCTGACCGGACACGGCACCGTCACCTTCGGTAAATCTCTGGAAGACGCTTACTGGAAAACGGAAATTCTGGATGCGTACTGTAAAATCCTGTTGTTGTCCAAGCAACTCGGACGCGTCAGTTACTTCACGGAAACAGAAACCCGTGAACTGCTTGACCTCAAGAAGAAACTCGGTTTCGATGATCCCCGCTTCCACGTGGAAGACTGTGATTTGTGTGGCAACAGCGCCTTCCGTGATGGTTACAAAGAAGGAATTCCGCAGCAGAAATCATTTGAACCTGCTCCCAGCTACCCGGGATACCTGCAGAAGCCATCGACCGAAGCCACTCCGACTTCAAACGGCGGTAACTCTGAGCAGTTGGTCAAAGCGATCACCGAACAGGTCATGTCAGCACTGGGTAAATAA
- a CDS encoding EutN/CcmL family microcompartment protein yields MKIAEVIGKVTLSRKHPSLDAARWVIAIPLKSDELNSRKKKKTEPFIIYDELGATPGCQIAVSEGAEAAAPFHPDVKPIDAYVSAILDQVEVY; encoded by the coding sequence ATGAAAATCGCAGAAGTCATCGGAAAAGTGACGCTTTCACGCAAGCATCCCAGTCTGGATGCTGCCCGGTGGGTGATTGCGATTCCCTTAAAGAGCGATGAGCTCAACAGCAGGAAAAAAAAGAAAACGGAACCATTCATTATTTACGACGAGCTGGGTGCAACACCGGGCTGCCAGATTGCAGTCAGTGAAGGAGCAGAAGCAGCCGCTCCTTTTCACCCTGATGTAAAACCGATTGACGCCTATGTGTCAGCGATTCTGGATCAGGTCGAAGTTTACTAA
- a CDS encoding EutN/CcmL family microcompartment protein, translating into MLTGRVIGRATATAKHPSLAGWRLLLVQTLDIQGNAEGFPELVIDELGCGKGDTVLLTSDGAAVREMVGTNNTPIRWATMGVIDQE; encoded by the coding sequence ATGTTGACAGGACGAGTCATAGGACGAGCAACCGCAACGGCAAAACATCCCAGTCTTGCCGGCTGGCGACTATTGCTGGTGCAAACACTCGATATCCAAGGCAACGCAGAAGGATTTCCTGAGCTGGTCATCGACGAACTGGGGTGCGGCAAGGGTGATACTGTCCTGCTCACGTCAGATGGTGCCGCAGTCCGGGAAATGGTGGGAACCAACAATACCCCCATTCGCTGGGCCACCATGGGTGTCATTGATCAAGAATAA
- a CDS encoding AAA family ATPase codes for MDVSQIEDYYQRSLAEVGKVLMGQEDLVEGVLIALFCEGNVLIEGVPGLGKTLLVNALSHVLSSEFRRIQFTPDLMPSDITGHSVYDMHEKSFTFNQGPLFTNLLLADEVNRAPAKTQSALLEAMQEHQVSVDGKTYPLQRPFLTIATQNPLEQEGTYPLPEAQLDRFMFKLMVDYPTQDQENEILKLYAAGKDNRDLSSFGMESVLNTEIILQIQKRATEIIVEPSIIQYITSIVSRTRSWHTIEVGASPRASVNLLIGSRVMAACQGRDFVVPDDVKELALPILRHRIRLHPEAEIEGMNVDDVIREILESVEAPRQ; via the coding sequence ATGGATGTTTCTCAAATCGAAGATTACTATCAACGCTCGCTGGCCGAGGTGGGAAAAGTTCTCATGGGTCAGGAAGATCTGGTAGAAGGAGTATTGATCGCTTTATTCTGTGAAGGAAATGTGTTGATCGAAGGTGTGCCCGGCTTAGGGAAAACGCTGTTGGTGAATGCGCTCAGCCATGTACTGTCGAGCGAGTTTCGCCGGATTCAATTTACACCCGACCTGATGCCGTCGGATATCACAGGGCATTCCGTGTACGACATGCACGAGAAATCGTTCACGTTCAACCAGGGGCCTTTATTTACCAATCTGTTATTGGCGGATGAAGTGAACCGGGCTCCCGCCAAAACACAATCGGCGCTGTTGGAAGCGATGCAGGAACATCAGGTTTCGGTTGATGGCAAAACCTATCCACTGCAGCGTCCCTTTTTGACGATTGCGACACAGAATCCACTGGAGCAGGAAGGAACGTATCCCCTGCCGGAAGCGCAGCTGGACCGGTTCATGTTCAAGTTGATGGTCGATTATCCGACACAGGATCAGGAAAACGAAATTCTCAAGCTGTACGCCGCCGGCAAGGATAACCGCGATCTGAGTAGTTTCGGCATGGAGTCTGTTTTGAATACAGAGATCATTCTACAGATTCAAAAACGGGCCACTGAAATCATTGTCGAACCTTCGATCATTCAATACATCACATCCATTGTTTCGCGGACTCGTAGCTGGCATACGATTGAGGTGGGGGCGAGTCCGCGTGCGAGTGTGAATTTGCTGATTGGTTCGCGTGTGATGGCGGCGTGCCAGGGACGTGACTTTGTGGTTCCCGATGATGTCAAAGAGTTGGCGCTGCCGATTCTGCGCCATCGGATTCGCCTGCATCCTGAAGCCGAGATTGAAGGCATGAATGTGGATGACGTGATTCGTGAAATTCTGGAAAGTGTCGAGGCACCTCGCCAATGA